Proteins encoded in a region of the Labeo rohita strain BAU-BD-2019 chromosome 22, IGBB_LRoh.1.0, whole genome shotgun sequence genome:
- the LOC127153551 gene encoding receptor-type tyrosine-protein phosphatase C isoform X2 has product MARFSELGPLVLILCLVLSATDKNPSQYNLMKIVNNNTATTHVVNIIGSVNQTYTIRIKDKHNEIRAQQIFNQTAFEIPFEWLRPCTVYNVSVDDCTSNGSNTFTSSEQGGTVPKTVVETLTDNEVCLKGEFTDIQWNLIECVKITEQNSCTSTHTVVLDTCNYTMNVDMPPVKPEIRFNPTVPSQFEWTNKPARCNPVLKVICTHGNEKETYGLNVAQFLSLNEQYSCIGEYPYQKRLIKSNSLSFQIPCDGQKNGRFENSTSTSFEISWNPLEGDQCSGIIWDSFSASCKTRDGVGYSQSRNCVKYSGTSTNCIITNLFPYKNYICSINGKVNKRDYVIFTGEKKTLSDKPIFKSEIEVTHPDHNSLEIKCEKKEPKIIWNGGKGTFKAEITYNGETISKTSDTCLFTFSDLYYLTTYDVKITATNTDGHSDFIKHETATKYNRKAVVGFLAFLITVTSVVLFLIYLHKRKRICQHKNGEDEESVYVNVPIRLHKM; this is encoded by the exons ATGGCGAGATTTTCTGAACTAGGACCCTTAGTTTTGATCCTGTGCTTGGTCTTAT CTGCAACTGATAAAAATCCAA GTCAGTACAACCTTATGAAGATTGTGAACAACAACACAGCAACAACCCATGTGGTGAATATCATCGGCTCCGTGAACCAAACATACACAATCAGGATAAAAGATAAGCACAATGAGATCCGTGCCCAACAAATATTTAACCAAACTGCCTTTGAAATACCGTTTGAATGGTTAAGACCATGCACTGTGTACAACGTCAGTGTGGACGACTGCACATCCAATGGAAGCAACACCTTTACGTCCAGTg AACAAGGAGGAACTGTTCCAAAAACTGTTGTGGAAACCTTAACAGATAATGAAGTGTGTCTGAAAGGAGAATTCACTGATATTCAATGGAATCTGATTGAATGTGTCAAAATAACAGAGCAAAACTCTTGCACATCCACACACACTGTTGTACTGGACACATGCAACTACACAATGAATGTTGATATGCCCCCAG TCAAACCTGAAATACGCTTCAATCCAACTGTTCCCTCTCAGTTTGAATGGACTAATAAACCAGCACGATGTAATCCTGTGCTTAAAGTCATTTGCACCCATGGCA ATGAGAAAGAAACTTATGGTTTAAATGTAGCACAGTTTTTATCACTCAATGAACAGTACAGCTGCATTGGAGAATACCCTTATCAGAAACGACTCATCAAGAGTAATTCACTGTCCTTTCAAATACCATGTG ATGGGCAAAAGAATGGACGATTTGAGAACAGCACCAGCACCTCATTCGAAATATCCTGGAATCCACTTGAGGGAGATCAGTGCTCAGGGATTATATGGGACAGTTTTTCAGCCAGCTGCAAAACCCGTGATGGTGTTGGATACAGTCAGT CAAGGAATTGTGTAAAATACAGTGGCACTAGCACAAATTGcattattacaaatttatttccatataaaaactatatatgcAGTATTAATGGAAAAGTCAACAAAAGAGATTATGTAATTTTCACTGGTGAGAAGAAAACACTTTCTGACA AGCCCATTTTCAAATCAGAAATTGAAGTGACTCACCCTGATCACAATTctcttgaaataaaatgtgaaaaaaaggaACCAAAGATAATCTGGAATGGAGGAAAGGGAACATTCAAGGCTGAAATCACATACAATGGAGAAACTATCTCTAAAACCAGTGACACATGcttgtttacattttcagatcTTTACTATCTTACAACATATGATGTGAAG aTTACAGCCACCAATACAGATGGAcattcagatttcattaaacatgaaactGCTACTAAAT ACAATCGCAAGGCTGTTGTTGGATTCTTGGCATTTCTAATCACTGTCACATCAGTTGTGCTCTTCCTAATTTACCTTCACAAAAGAAAACG GATTTGTCAACACAAGAATGGTGAAGATGAAGAAAGTGTATATGTGAATGTTCCTATACGCTTACACAAAATGTAG
- the LOC127153551 gene encoding receptor-type tyrosine-protein phosphatase C isoform X1, with amino-acid sequence MARFSELGPLVLILCLVLSATDKNPNPQSNLSTSITSSNTSADATTGQYNLMKIVNNNTATTHVVNIIGSVNQTYTIRIKDKHNEIRAQQIFNQTAFEIPFEWLRPCTVYNVSVDDCTSNGSNTFTSSEQGGTVPKTVVETLTDNEVCLKGEFTDIQWNLIECVKITEQNSCTSTHTVVLDTCNYTMNVDMPPVKPEIRFNPTVPSQFEWTNKPARCNPVLKVICTHGNEKETYGLNVAQFLSLNEQYSCIGEYPYQKRLIKSNSLSFQIPCDGQKNGRFENSTSTSFEISWNPLEGDQCSGIIWDSFSASCKTRDGVGYSQSRNCVKYSGTSTNCIITNLFPYKNYICSINGKVNKRDYVIFTGEKKTLSDKPIFKSEIEVTHPDHNSLEIKCEKKEPKIIWNGGKGTFKAEITYNGETISKTSDTCLFTFSDLYYLTTYDVKITATNTDGHSDFIKHETATKYNRKAVVGFLAFLITVTSVVLFLIYLHKRKRICQHKNGEDEESVYVNVPIRLHKM; translated from the exons ATGGCGAGATTTTCTGAACTAGGACCCTTAGTTTTGATCCTGTGCTTGGTCTTAT CTGCAACTGATAAAAATCCAA ACCCTCAATCAAATCTCTCCACATCCATCACTTCATCAAATACATCTGCAGATGCCACCACAG GTCAGTACAACCTTATGAAGATTGTGAACAACAACACAGCAACAACCCATGTGGTGAATATCATCGGCTCCGTGAACCAAACATACACAATCAGGATAAAAGATAAGCACAATGAGATCCGTGCCCAACAAATATTTAACCAAACTGCCTTTGAAATACCGTTTGAATGGTTAAGACCATGCACTGTGTACAACGTCAGTGTGGACGACTGCACATCCAATGGAAGCAACACCTTTACGTCCAGTg AACAAGGAGGAACTGTTCCAAAAACTGTTGTGGAAACCTTAACAGATAATGAAGTGTGTCTGAAAGGAGAATTCACTGATATTCAATGGAATCTGATTGAATGTGTCAAAATAACAGAGCAAAACTCTTGCACATCCACACACACTGTTGTACTGGACACATGCAACTACACAATGAATGTTGATATGCCCCCAG TCAAACCTGAAATACGCTTCAATCCAACTGTTCCCTCTCAGTTTGAATGGACTAATAAACCAGCACGATGTAATCCTGTGCTTAAAGTCATTTGCACCCATGGCA ATGAGAAAGAAACTTATGGTTTAAATGTAGCACAGTTTTTATCACTCAATGAACAGTACAGCTGCATTGGAGAATACCCTTATCAGAAACGACTCATCAAGAGTAATTCACTGTCCTTTCAAATACCATGTG ATGGGCAAAAGAATGGACGATTTGAGAACAGCACCAGCACCTCATTCGAAATATCCTGGAATCCACTTGAGGGAGATCAGTGCTCAGGGATTATATGGGACAGTTTTTCAGCCAGCTGCAAAACCCGTGATGGTGTTGGATACAGTCAGT CAAGGAATTGTGTAAAATACAGTGGCACTAGCACAAATTGcattattacaaatttatttccatataaaaactatatatgcAGTATTAATGGAAAAGTCAACAAAAGAGATTATGTAATTTTCACTGGTGAGAAGAAAACACTTTCTGACA AGCCCATTTTCAAATCAGAAATTGAAGTGACTCACCCTGATCACAATTctcttgaaataaaatgtgaaaaaaaggaACCAAAGATAATCTGGAATGGAGGAAAGGGAACATTCAAGGCTGAAATCACATACAATGGAGAAACTATCTCTAAAACCAGTGACACATGcttgtttacattttcagatcTTTACTATCTTACAACATATGATGTGAAG aTTACAGCCACCAATACAGATGGAcattcagatttcattaaacatgaaactGCTACTAAAT ACAATCGCAAGGCTGTTGTTGGATTCTTGGCATTTCTAATCACTGTCACATCAGTTGTGCTCTTCCTAATTTACCTTCACAAAAGAAAACG GATTTGTCAACACAAGAATGGTGAAGATGAAGAAAGTGTATATGTGAATGTTCCTATACGCTTACACAAAATGTAG
- the LOC127153551 gene encoding receptor-type tyrosine-protein phosphatase C isoform X3, which produces MKLIKCYLTPSIGPETEAATDKNPSQYNLMKIVNNNTATTHVVNIIGSVNQTYTIRIKDKHNEIRAQQIFNQTAFEIPFEWLRPCTVYNVSVDDCTSNGSNTFTSSEQGGTVPKTVVETLTDNEVCLKGEFTDIQWNLIECVKITEQNSCTSTHTVVLDTCNYTMNVDMPPVKPEIRFNPTVPSQFEWTNKPARCNPVLKVICTHGNEKETYGLNVAQFLSLNEQYSCIGEYPYQKRLIKSNSLSFQIPCDGQKNGRFENSTSTSFEISWNPLEGDQCSGIIWDSFSASCKTRDGVGYSQSRNCVKYSGTSTNCIITNLFPYKNYICSINGKVNKRDYVIFTGEKKTLSDKPIFKSEIEVTHPDHNSLEIKCEKKEPKIIWNGGKGTFKAEITYNGETISKTSDTCLFTFSDLYYLTTYDVKITATNTDGHSDFIKHETATKYNRKAVVGFLAFLITVTSVVLFLIYLHKRKRICQHKNGEDEESVYVNVPIRLHKM; this is translated from the exons ATGAAGTTAATAAAGTGTTATCTCACACCTTCCATCGGCCCAGAAACAGAAG CTGCAACTGATAAAAATCCAA GTCAGTACAACCTTATGAAGATTGTGAACAACAACACAGCAACAACCCATGTGGTGAATATCATCGGCTCCGTGAACCAAACATACACAATCAGGATAAAAGATAAGCACAATGAGATCCGTGCCCAACAAATATTTAACCAAACTGCCTTTGAAATACCGTTTGAATGGTTAAGACCATGCACTGTGTACAACGTCAGTGTGGACGACTGCACATCCAATGGAAGCAACACCTTTACGTCCAGTg AACAAGGAGGAACTGTTCCAAAAACTGTTGTGGAAACCTTAACAGATAATGAAGTGTGTCTGAAAGGAGAATTCACTGATATTCAATGGAATCTGATTGAATGTGTCAAAATAACAGAGCAAAACTCTTGCACATCCACACACACTGTTGTACTGGACACATGCAACTACACAATGAATGTTGATATGCCCCCAG TCAAACCTGAAATACGCTTCAATCCAACTGTTCCCTCTCAGTTTGAATGGACTAATAAACCAGCACGATGTAATCCTGTGCTTAAAGTCATTTGCACCCATGGCA ATGAGAAAGAAACTTATGGTTTAAATGTAGCACAGTTTTTATCACTCAATGAACAGTACAGCTGCATTGGAGAATACCCTTATCAGAAACGACTCATCAAGAGTAATTCACTGTCCTTTCAAATACCATGTG ATGGGCAAAAGAATGGACGATTTGAGAACAGCACCAGCACCTCATTCGAAATATCCTGGAATCCACTTGAGGGAGATCAGTGCTCAGGGATTATATGGGACAGTTTTTCAGCCAGCTGCAAAACCCGTGATGGTGTTGGATACAGTCAGT CAAGGAATTGTGTAAAATACAGTGGCACTAGCACAAATTGcattattacaaatttatttccatataaaaactatatatgcAGTATTAATGGAAAAGTCAACAAAAGAGATTATGTAATTTTCACTGGTGAGAAGAAAACACTTTCTGACA AGCCCATTTTCAAATCAGAAATTGAAGTGACTCACCCTGATCACAATTctcttgaaataaaatgtgaaaaaaaggaACCAAAGATAATCTGGAATGGAGGAAAGGGAACATTCAAGGCTGAAATCACATACAATGGAGAAACTATCTCTAAAACCAGTGACACATGcttgtttacattttcagatcTTTACTATCTTACAACATATGATGTGAAG aTTACAGCCACCAATACAGATGGAcattcagatttcattaaacatgaaactGCTACTAAAT ACAATCGCAAGGCTGTTGTTGGATTCTTGGCATTTCTAATCACTGTCACATCAGTTGTGCTCTTCCTAATTTACCTTCACAAAAGAAAACG GATTTGTCAACACAAGAATGGTGAAGATGAAGAAAGTGTATATGTGAATGTTCCTATACGCTTACACAAAATGTAG